One Desulfovibrio fairfieldensis genomic window carries:
- a CDS encoding thioesterase II family protein, whose product MPDQYSFPAEIAAWLPDVPLGRPLFPPLFCFAHAGGSADIYRQWQKALSGSATIYPMELPGRGRRMAEPFCPSVALAARRAAQCVAACVPDSRYFIFGHSLGSIIALETVREIESLGIPTPALLFVSGRYPPHVMQNHKQALFRAPTPSLLDELRRLGGTPEDILQNRDFLDVLLPVVRDDFRLVETHTSAASPPVSCPICVCCGDRDQDSPLPLLEEWAKLTTGGCTIHLFPGEHFYLYDTKNDMPDFLARRIMGTAAQDLTLR is encoded by the coding sequence ATGCCTGACCAATATTCTTTTCCGGCGGAAATAGCCGCCTGGCTGCCGGACGTGCCTCTTGGGAGGCCTCTCTTTCCACCCCTGTTCTGCTTCGCTCACGCCGGAGGCAGCGCGGATATCTATCGCCAGTGGCAAAAAGCACTCAGCGGGTCCGCCACCATATATCCCATGGAACTGCCGGGCCGCGGACGGCGCATGGCCGAGCCATTCTGTCCTTCAGTCGCCTTGGCGGCCCGGAGAGCGGCGCAATGCGTCGCGGCCTGCGTGCCCGACAGCCGCTATTTCATATTCGGACACAGTCTGGGCAGCATCATCGCCCTGGAAACCGTGAGAGAAATTGAAAGTCTGGGCATTCCCACTCCCGCGTTGCTCTTTGTTTCCGGCAGATATCCGCCGCATGTGATGCAGAATCATAAGCAAGCACTGTTCCGGGCTCCGACGCCAAGCCTGCTCGACGAGCTGCGCAGGCTTGGCGGAACCCCGGAAGACATTCTTCAAAACAGGGATTTCCTTGATGTGCTGCTACCTGTGGTGCGTGATGACTTCCGCTTGGTGGAAACGCATACATCCGCAGCAAGTCCACCCGTCTCCTGCCCCATTTGTGTTTGCTGCGGCGACAGGGACCAGGACTCGCCCCTGCCCCTCCTTGAAGAATGGGCAAAGCTTACCACCGGCGGCTGCACCATCCATCTCTTTCCCGGCGAACATTTTTATCTTTACGATACAAAAAATGATATGCCGGACTTTCTGGCCCGGCGCATCATGGGGACGGCAGCTCAAGATCTTACGCTTCGCTGA